From the Leptolyngbya sp. O-77 genome, one window contains:
- a CDS encoding thioredoxin domain-containing protein — translation MNRLANAQSLYLRKHAENPIDWWPWCEEAIALARRENRPIFLSIGYSSCHWCTVMEGEAFSSLEIADYMNAHYVAIKVDREERPDVDSIYMQALQMMTGAGGWPLNVFLDPETLLPFYGGTYFPVEPRYGRPGFLRVLQELRRIYESDRPRLQSVQAEIQSRFQQTAAISAAETLDNALLQQGLQYCAGILSARDMGPSFPMIPYAEAALRGIRFADSEPPEGSTVRYNAREQCRQRGLDLALGGIFDHVAGGFHRYTVDPTWTVPHFEKMLYDNGQIVEYLANLWAAGMQEPAFERAIALTVQWLQREMTAPEGYFYAAQDADSFVTPDDAEPEEGAFYVWRYADLEAHLSETSLLELAEHFTITPAGNFEGKNVLQRRQPGTLPESVEQSLATLFAVRYGSAPGVAAFPPARNNEEAKTYAWPGRIPAVTDTKMIVAWNSLMISGLARAAAVFQREDYFHLANRAADFIWQHQIVGDRLHRLNYDGAVSVLAQSEDYALLIKALLDLDQAALALASRSDIALAPIAASALPTDFCDRALALQAEFDAHLGSDEGGYYNTDARDDLVIRERSYDDSAIPAANGVAIANLIRLFLRAGRLDYLEKAQRSLQSFGSVMEKTPQVCPSLFIALDWLQTYTLVKTSGDRLPFLLSQYHPTTMFAAESNLPGESIGLVCQGLSCNEPARNMEQLLEQLGQSEKRGVEKSEERRTKNEE, via the coding sequence ATGAACCGACTTGCGAATGCTCAAAGCCTCTATCTGCGGAAGCACGCGGAGAATCCGATTGACTGGTGGCCGTGGTGTGAGGAGGCGATCGCCCTGGCGCGGCGGGAGAATCGACCGATTTTCCTGTCGATTGGCTACTCAAGCTGTCACTGGTGTACGGTGATGGAGGGCGAGGCGTTTTCTAGCCTGGAAATTGCTGACTATATGAATGCCCACTACGTTGCCATTAAGGTCGATCGGGAAGAGCGGCCAGACGTAGACAGCATCTATATGCAGGCGCTGCAAATGATGACGGGGGCGGGCGGCTGGCCGCTGAATGTGTTTCTCGACCCTGAAACCTTGCTGCCGTTCTATGGTGGTACGTATTTTCCGGTGGAGCCACGCTATGGGCGACCGGGCTTTTTGCGGGTGTTGCAGGAACTCAGGCGAATTTACGAGAGCGATCGCCCCCGTCTGCAATCGGTGCAGGCGGAGATTCAGAGTCGATTTCAACAGACCGCAGCCATATCAGCGGCAGAAACGCTCGACAATGCGCTGCTGCAACAGGGCTTGCAATACTGCGCGGGCATCCTGTCGGCCAGAGACATGGGCCCTAGCTTTCCGATGATTCCCTACGCGGAGGCGGCGCTGCGGGGCATCCGGTTTGCCGATTCGGAGCCGCCGGAAGGTTCAACCGTCCGCTATAATGCGCGAGAGCAGTGCCGTCAGCGGGGGCTGGATCTGGCGCTGGGCGGCATTTTTGACCATGTGGCGGGCGGCTTTCATCGCTACACCGTAGACCCGACCTGGACCGTGCCCCATTTTGAAAAGATGCTCTACGACAACGGGCAGATTGTGGAGTATCTGGCGAATCTGTGGGCGGCGGGAATGCAGGAGCCTGCCTTTGAGCGGGCGATCGCCCTCACCGTGCAGTGGCTCCAGCGGGAAATGACCGCGCCGGAGGGCTATTTCTACGCCGCCCAGGATGCCGATAGCTTCGTGACCCCAGACGATGCTGAACCCGAAGAGGGTGCATTTTACGTCTGGCGCTATGCCGATTTGGAAGCGCATCTCTCTGAAACGTCCCTGCTAGAACTGGCGGAACACTTCACAATCACGCCAGCGGGAAACTTTGAGGGGAAAAACGTCCTCCAGCGGCGACAACCGGGAACGCTACCTGAGTCGGTTGAGCAATCGCTGGCAACGCTGTTTGCAGTTCGCTATGGCAGCGCTCCGGGCGTTGCCGCCTTTCCGCCCGCCCGCAACAACGAAGAAGCCAAAACCTATGCCTGGCCGGGCCGCATTCCCGCCGTCACCGACACCAAAATGATCGTCGCCTGGAATAGCCTGATGATTTCTGGGCTGGCCCGCGCGGCGGCGGTGTTTCAGCGAGAGGACTACTTTCACCTGGCCAACCGTGCCGCCGACTTTATCTGGCAGCATCAAATTGTCGGCGATCGCCTGCATCGGCTGAACTATGACGGCGCGGTGAGCGTGCTGGCTCAGTCCGAAGACTATGCCCTGCTGATCAAGGCGCTGCTGGATCTGGATCAGGCGGCGTTGGCACTAGCCTCGCGGAGCGATATCGCCCTCGCCCCGATTGCCGCCAGCGCACTTCCCACCGATTTCTGCGATCGCGCCCTGGCGCTGCAAGCCGAATTTGACGCACACCTGGGCAGCGATGAAGGCGGCTATTACAACACCGATGCCCGCGATGATCTAGTCATTCGCGAACGCAGCTACGACGACAGCGCCATTCCTGCGGCCAACGGCGTGGCGATCGCCAACCTGATTCGCCTGTTCCTCCGTGCCGGGCGGCTGGACTATCTGGAGAAAGCACAACGGTCACTCCAGAGCTTTGGCAGCGTCATGGAAAAAACGCCGCAGGTCTGCCCCAGCCTGTTCATTGCGCTGGACTGGCTGCAAACCTATACGCTAGTCAAAACATCAGGCGATCGCCTGCCGTTTCTGCTGAGCCAGTACCATCCCACAACGATGTTCGCCGCAGAATCCAACCTGCCCGGCGAGTCTATCGGCCTCGTTTGCCAGGGGCTTAGCTGCAATGAGCCAGCCCGCAACATGGAGCAACTGCTGGAGCAGCTTGGGCAAAGTGAGAAACGGGGAGTGGAAAAGAGCGAAGAACGAAGAACGAAGAATGAAGAATGA
- the cobD gene encoding threonine-phosphate decarboxylase CobD, with amino-acid sequence MDFSASINPLGPPQSAIAAIQAHLGDLRHYPDPSYADLRRAIAAFHHLSPEWILPGNGAAELLTWAARDLAALDIVRLLTPAFGDYLRALRAFGATVEKIPLTMDSLAVDGALKQAIPTRLRPHPHSGWLLNSPHNPTGTLLPRENIRLLLDESPLVVVDEAFMDFLLPEAQSQASLLEWVEQYPNLVIVRSLTKFYSLPGLRLGYAIAHPDRLRRWQQWRDPWSVNSLASAAAIAALADTSFQQRTWNWLPPARQELFDGLAALPGLHPLPGAANYLLVQTDGSATDLQTHLLQQHQILIRHCTSFPELGDRFFRVAVRTVEENRRLVEALGCGVKAG; translated from the coding sequence TTGGACTTTTCGGCTAGCATCAATCCGCTGGGGCCGCCTCAGTCGGCGATCGCCGCTATTCAGGCTCACCTGGGCGACCTGCGCCACTATCCTGACCCCAGCTATGCAGATCTGCGACGGGCGATCGCCGCCTTCCATCACCTCTCTCCTGAGTGGATCTTGCCCGGAAACGGAGCCGCCGAACTACTCACCTGGGCCGCCCGCGACCTGGCTGCGCTAGACATCGTGCGTCTGCTCACGCCTGCCTTTGGCGACTATCTCCGCGCCCTACGGGCTTTTGGAGCCACTGTAGAGAAAATCCCCCTGACGATGGATAGCCTGGCGGTGGATGGAGCCTTAAAGCAAGCCATCCCCACCCGCCTACGCCCCCACCCTCACTCCGGCTGGCTGCTCAACAGCCCCCACAACCCCACCGGAACCCTGCTCCCCCGCGAGAATATCCGGTTGCTGCTAGACGAGTCGCCGCTGGTCGTGGTGGACGAGGCATTTATGGACTTCTTACTGCCGGAAGCACAGTCCCAAGCGAGCCTGCTGGAATGGGTAGAGCAATATCCGAATTTGGTGATTGTGCGATCGCTCACCAAGTTCTATAGCCTGCCGGGACTGCGGTTGGGCTACGCGATCGCCCATCCCGACCGACTGCGCCGCTGGCAGCAGTGGCGCGACCCCTGGAGCGTGAATTCTCTCGCCTCCGCAGCGGCGATCGCCGCCCTGGCCGACACGTCTTTTCAGCAGCGCACCTGGAACTGGCTGCCTCCTGCTCGTCAGGAGCTTTTCGACGGACTCGCGGCTCTGCCGGGTCTGCATCCCCTCCCCGGCGCTGCCAACTATCTCCTGGTGCAAACCGACGGCTCTGCCACCGACTTGCAAACCCACCTGCTTCAGCAGCACCAGATTTTGATTCGCCACTGCACCAGCTTTCCCGAACTGGGCGATCGCTTCTTCCGCGTCGCCGTCCGCACAGTGGAGGAGAATCGACGATTAGTGGAAGCCCTGGGGTGCGGGGTAAAGGCGGGGTGA
- a CDS encoding aspartyl/asparaginyl beta-hydroxylase domain-containing protein: MGSALTEVVKFIESKVPEYSIVGESVFFSKEQFPWAERLEANWQVIRKELDQVMEYADVLPNFQDISPRQHRIANDDRWKTFFFWAFGFRSEPNCQRCPETVKLLETIPGLKVAFFSILAPGKHIPLHRGKHKGLIRYHLALKVPEPRENCRIEINGQTAYWEEGKSLIFDDTYYHQVWNDTDDYRVVLFLDIARPLRFPMSLVNWTVNSILGYTPVIQVARGNHQTWEKQFEQMLK, from the coding sequence ATGGGAAGCGCGTTAACGGAAGTCGTCAAGTTTATCGAGAGCAAGGTTCCGGAGTACTCGATCGTCGGCGAGTCGGTGTTCTTTAGTAAAGAGCAGTTTCCCTGGGCCGAGCGCTTGGAAGCAAACTGGCAGGTGATCCGCAAAGAACTGGATCAGGTGATGGAATATGCTGATGTACTGCCCAACTTTCAGGACATTTCGCCCCGCCAGCACCGCATTGCCAACGACGACCGCTGGAAAACCTTCTTCTTTTGGGCGTTTGGCTTTCGTTCCGAGCCAAACTGTCAGCGCTGCCCCGAAACCGTCAAGCTGCTGGAAACGATTCCGGGGCTAAAAGTCGCTTTTTTCTCGATCCTCGCGCCAGGCAAGCACATCCCGCTGCACCGGGGCAAGCACAAGGGACTCATCCGCTATCACCTGGCGCTAAAGGTGCCCGAACCCCGCGAAAACTGTCGCATTGAAATTAATGGGCAGACCGCCTACTGGGAAGAAGGCAAAAGCCTGATTTTTGATGACACCTACTATCACCAGGTCTGGAACGACACGGATGACTATCGCGTGGTGCTGTTTCTCGACATTGCCCGCCCGCTGCGCTTCCCCATGTCTCTGGTGAACTGGACAGTGAACAGCATTCTCGGCTACACACCCGTCATTCAGGTAGCGCGGGGCAACCATCAGACCTGGGAGAAGCAGTTTGAGCAGATGTTGAAGTAA
- a CDS encoding GH3 auxin-responsive promoter family protein, which produces MGSLLLSLVKAVARRTKNRFVKQTKNVAAVQEKFLLDLLRCYQDTELGQHLGLAKIKSVEQFRQQVPISSYTVYEPYAQRVAQGVPNVLTPDPVVYINMTSGTTGRQKLIPATKRSRQMLSKANHVSIGFMAAAAAERGLPLGKMLMTSSARTFGKTEGGIPYGPVSAGTVLLSGWIHKQIFAHPYETLLIGDSLSRHYACLLFALRDANLTLLAATFPVMALQLCDYLECYGAELVEDLDKGAIAPWLDIEPHLRIQLERQLKPAPKRAAQLRNILKTHGKLTPKLAWPKLSLIVTARGGTSSFYMERFPHYFGNTPVFGGIYSSAEATYGVYHDIDRDGTVLAIESGFFEFLPEDQWGLENPQTLLPHEVLLGKRYRIVVTNYNGLYRYDNGDVVEILGFYNQAPIVIFRHRLGGLLSSTTEKTTEFHAVQVMQALQHEFDLSLENFCITLSEHEVPPHYLVNIELASGQTLADPEQFLRRFDEILKEVHLSYAKKRADIVPPPRLRILASGSFEMLRQRLLQRGIPEAHLKFPHITEDRQYLAGLTVEREIRLAEERVGLRG; this is translated from the coding sequence ATGGGGAGTCTTTTGCTGTCTTTGGTGAAGGCTGTTGCGCGTCGGACAAAAAATCGGTTTGTAAAACAGACCAAGAATGTCGCAGCAGTTCAAGAAAAGTTTTTACTGGACTTATTACGCTGCTATCAGGACACAGAACTGGGGCAGCATCTGGGGCTAGCGAAGATCAAAAGCGTAGAGCAATTTCGGCAGCAGGTGCCGATTTCGTCCTACACAGTTTATGAACCCTACGCTCAGCGCGTTGCTCAGGGCGTTCCCAATGTGCTGACCCCCGACCCGGTGGTGTATATCAACATGACCAGCGGCACGACAGGGCGGCAAAAGCTGATTCCGGCGACGAAGCGTTCTCGCCAGATGCTCTCGAAGGCAAATCATGTCAGCATTGGCTTTATGGCAGCGGCAGCGGCGGAGCGCGGTTTGCCCCTGGGCAAAATGCTGATGACGAGTTCAGCACGCACGTTTGGCAAAACCGAAGGTGGCATTCCTTATGGTCCAGTAAGCGCTGGTACGGTGCTGCTCAGCGGCTGGATACACAAGCAGATTTTTGCCCATCCTTATGAGACTCTTTTGATTGGCGACAGTCTCTCTCGGCATTATGCCTGCCTTCTGTTCGCGCTGCGGGATGCAAATTTGACGCTATTGGCAGCCACATTTCCTGTGATGGCACTGCAATTGTGCGACTATCTGGAGTGCTACGGCGCAGAGCTAGTGGAAGATTTGGACAAAGGGGCGATCGCCCCCTGGCTTGATATAGAACCGCATCTCCGCATCCAGCTAGAACGCCAGCTCAAGCCCGCCCCCAAACGTGCCGCCCAACTGCGAAACATCCTAAAAACCCACGGCAAGCTCACGCCCAAACTCGCCTGGCCCAAGCTTTCCCTGATTGTCACCGCCCGCGGCGGCACCTCCAGCTTTTACATGGAGCGCTTCCCCCACTACTTTGGCAATACGCCCGTCTTTGGCGGCATCTATTCCTCCGCTGAGGCCACCTACGGCGTGTATCACGACATCGACCGCGATGGCACCGTCTTGGCCATCGAAAGCGGCTTTTTTGAATTTCTCCCCGAAGACCAGTGGGGCTTGGAAAATCCTCAAACCTTGCTGCCCCATGAGGTGCTGCTGGGCAAGCGCTACCGCATCGTCGTCACCAACTACAACGGGCTATATCGCTACGACAATGGCGATGTCGTGGAAATTCTCGGCTTCTACAACCAGGCTCCGATCGTTATCTTTCGCCATCGACTGGGCGGGCTGCTGTCTTCCACAACCGAAAAAACCACCGAATTTCACGCGGTTCAGGTGATGCAAGCCCTCCAACACGAATTTGACCTGTCGCTAGAAAACTTTTGCATCACCCTGTCCGAGCATGAGGTGCCGCCCCACTATCTGGTCAACATCGAATTAGCATCAGGGCAAACCCTAGCAGACCCAGAGCAATTCTTACGGCGGTTCGACGAAATTTTGAAAGAGGTGCATCTGTCCTATGCCAAGAAGCGAGCAGATATAGTGCCGCCACCGCGTTTGCGGATCTTGGCATCGGGCAGCTTTGAAATGCTTCGTCAGCGCTTGCTCCAGCGGGGTATTCCCGAAGCGCATCTCAAGTTTCCCCACATTACTGAAGACCGCCAATATTTGGCAGGATTAACCGTAGAGCGCGAAATCCGCCTGGCGGAAGAACGAGTTGGCCTGAGGGGATAA
- a CDS encoding HU family DNA-binding protein codes for MNKGELVDAVAEKANVTKKQADAVLSAAIDSIMEAVSKGEKVTLVGFGSFEPRERKEREGRNPKTGEAMKIPATKVPAFSAGKLFKDLVAK; via the coding sequence ATGAATAAAGGTGAATTGGTCGATGCCGTAGCCGAAAAGGCTAACGTGACGAAGAAGCAGGCTGACGCAGTGCTGTCTGCTGCGATTGATTCGATCATGGAAGCGGTGTCGAAGGGTGAAAAGGTAACGCTGGTGGGGTTTGGGTCTTTTGAACCCCGCGAGCGAAAGGAGCGGGAAGGTCGCAACCCCAAAACGGGTGAGGCGATGAAAATTCCAGCAACCAAGGTGCCTGCCTTTTCTGCTGGCAAGCTGTTCAAAGACCTGGTGGCAAAATAG
- a CDS encoding AMIN domain-containing protein, whose translation MKPHLGLAGLMTSGAVVLIASQPAQAAATQITGVQVFQTAVGMELVLQTRNGDRPQVFTVNRGNTLVADITNAQLRLPEGNGYLQNNPAPGISSVMVTQLDPNSVRVAVMGTAAPPANQVRQDGTAIVFSLTADGTGVGSLPSQPSFPSAQVPPPTLPGGSTFPSNPAIPPSQVLVPNPQVSINGTPVSPSGAFPGQVPPLLPRAVAPPVGDIAVATTDVSPTVIDLGTSEIVPRLVLRDAPVRDVLSLLGRAAGLNVAYLDQPSQTEGVDAQSAQETSTATNARISLDIENEPVQNVFNYVLRISGLDANLVGRTVFVGTRLPNSARSIVSRTLRLNQASVGAALNFLVGLGAETAVSRRRQVVTALAVPVQGSDIGAGAAAGPTQVQTTEEDRIEVQRVDYQDATPLLRGLQVIGDERTRSITLVGTPRQIEIATAQLSQLDVRQRQVAINVRVIDVNLLGIDRAGTSFSFGIDDTRVIQDGGQVVINFGSGGPNTGRTPGSILSPVSEITGLGGLIVGQPTNAFNFTRNFLAQLRFAVTSGNAKILTDPTLVVQEGQEAQVQLTEDVVTNFEIETEGTGEDRTQTITVETTPAGLILNVRVEGIDDNGFVTLSVGPTISSPSRVETFEIQDSVLRVTLLAIRRLSSGLVRVRDGQTLILSGIIQDSDRAEVTKVPILGDIPILGALFRRTQRTNQRQEVIVMLTPQIIDDSDTSTFGYRYVPSRDVQQILERGRR comes from the coding sequence GTGAAACCGCATCTTGGATTGGCTGGATTGATGACGAGTGGTGCAGTAGTGCTGATAGCGAGCCAGCCAGCCCAAGCTGCTGCAACCCAAATTACAGGTGTGCAGGTATTTCAAACCGCCGTTGGGATGGAGCTAGTGCTGCAAACGCGAAATGGCGATCGCCCCCAGGTCTTTACCGTCAATCGCGGCAATACCCTCGTTGCCGATATCACCAACGCCCAGCTACGCCTCCCCGAAGGCAACGGCTATTTGCAAAACAACCCCGCCCCCGGCATTAGCTCGGTCATGGTGACGCAACTCGACCCCAACAGCGTGCGCGTCGCGGTTATGGGTACGGCGGCTCCCCCAGCAAACCAGGTGCGGCAAGACGGCACCGCCATTGTATTTAGCCTAACTGCTGACGGCACAGGTGTCGGAAGCCTGCCTAGCCAGCCTAGTTTTCCCTCGGCCCAAGTTCCGCCGCCAACACTTCCCGGCGGCAGCACCTTCCCGTCTAACCCCGCCATTCCCCCATCTCAGGTACTCGTACCAAACCCGCAGGTTTCGATCAATGGCACGCCTGTCAGCCCGTCCGGCGCGTTTCCAGGGCAGGTGCCGCCGCTGCTGCCGCGTGCAGTGGCTCCGCCTGTCGGGGATATTGCCGTCGCCACGACCGATGTTTCACCCACGGTTATTGATCTAGGAACCTCGGAAATCGTGCCGCGCTTGGTGCTGCGGGATGCGCCCGTGCGGGATGTGCTGTCGCTGCTGGGTCGTGCTGCGGGGCTAAACGTCGCCTATCTAGATCAGCCTTCTCAGACCGAAGGGGTCGATGCCCAATCCGCCCAAGAAACCTCCACTGCCACCAACGCCCGCATCTCGCTGGACATCGAAAACGAACCCGTGCAGAACGTGTTTAACTACGTGCTGCGGATTAGCGGGCTGGATGCCAATTTGGTCGGACGGACGGTATTCGTTGGCACGCGCCTGCCCAACTCCGCCCGTTCCATCGTATCGCGTACCCTCCGGCTGAATCAGGCCAGCGTCGGCGCAGCGCTGAATTTTCTGGTGGGCTTGGGCGCAGAAACCGCCGTTAGCCGTCGTCGTCAGGTGGTTACGGCGCTTGCTGTGCCAGTGCAAGGTAGTGATATTGGCGCTGGGGCTGCTGCTGGGCCAACTCAGGTGCAAACGACCGAGGAAGATCGAATCGAGGTGCAGCGTGTAGACTATCAGGACGCAACGCCGCTGCTGCGAGGGTTGCAGGTGATTGGTGATGAGCGCACCCGCTCTATTACGCTGGTTGGCACCCCCCGGCAAATTGAAATTGCGACGGCTCAGCTCTCGCAGCTCGATGTTCGCCAGCGCCAAGTTGCGATTAATGTCCGCGTGATCGATGTGAACCTGCTAGGAATCGATCGGGCTGGAACCAGTTTCTCTTTTGGTATTGATGATACTCGCGTCATTCAAGACGGCGGACAAGTGGTTATTAACTTTGGCTCTGGTGGGCCGAACACTGGCAGAACACCTGGCAGCATTTTGAGTCCGGTCTCTGAAATTACTGGGTTGGGAGGACTGATTGTCGGTCAACCAACCAATGCGTTTAACTTTACGCGAAACTTCTTGGCGCAGTTGCGCTTTGCGGTGACTAGCGGCAACGCTAAGATTCTGACTGACCCAACGTTGGTGGTGCAGGAGGGACAAGAAGCGCAGGTTCAGTTGACAGAGGACGTGGTTACAAACTTCGAGATTGAGACAGAAGGGACGGGAGAAGACAGAACGCAGACGATTACTGTAGAAACCACGCCTGCTGGCTTGATTTTGAATGTACGGGTTGAAGGCATTGACGATAATGGCTTTGTGACGCTTTCGGTTGGACCAACAATTTCGTCTCCCTCTCGTGTGGAGACCTTCGAGATTCAAGACTCTGTGCTTCGCGTGACGCTGCTAGCCATTCGGCGGCTGTCTTCTGGGCTGGTGCGGGTGCGGGATGGGCAAACTCTAATTTTGTCGGGGATTATTCAAGACAGCGATCGCGCTGAAGTGACGAAAGTCCCCATTTTGGGCGATATTCCCATTTTGGGTGCGCTGTTCCGCCGAACCCAGCGAACGAATCAGCGACAAGAAGTGATCGTCATGCTCACGCCACAGATCATCGACGATTCTGATACGTCCACCTTTGGCTATCGCTATGTGCCCAGCCGCGATGTCCAGCAGATTTTGGAGCGGGGGAGACGCTAG
- a CDS encoding basic amino acid ABC transporter substrate-binding protein, protein MVFPEFFRLSRFARSLFFILLGLTFAFAIAACSTPTPQAVAPGSTMRVAVVPNYPPFASKTADGQLQGFEIDLMNAFAEATQTQVEYVPLPFFDDVMRELYGNDVDMAIAAITITPERQRVADFSRPYFKSGMAIAVRQGETRITNLDSLAGKRIGVETGTVQASIARTIPDTTVVGYDSSKTAWSELLQGKVDAVISGETVASYAIQTGSVRGMKLVGDPFTDEFLGIALPKGSPNRELVNNGLKSLIDSGKYAEIYRKWFDREPRPLPEKIEGVGSDGAPEPPSPRHPARWKIPKAA, encoded by the coding sequence ATGGTTTTTCCTGAGTTCTTCCGGTTATCCCGATTCGCGCGATCGCTCTTTTTCATCCTGCTGGGTCTGACGTTCGCGTTTGCGATCGCCGCCTGTAGCACCCCCACGCCACAAGCAGTTGCGCCCGGTTCGACGATGCGCGTCGCAGTTGTGCCCAACTATCCGCCGTTCGCCTCTAAGACGGCTGACGGACAACTTCAGGGCTTTGAGATTGACTTGATGAATGCCTTTGCCGAAGCCACCCAAACCCAGGTGGAATACGTGCCACTGCCGTTCTTCGACGATGTGATGCGGGAGCTATATGGCAACGATGTCGATATGGCGATCGCCGCCATCACCATTACCCCCGAACGGCAGCGCGTCGCTGATTTCTCTCGTCCCTATTTCAAATCGGGAATGGCGATCGCCGTGCGCCAAGGCGAAACCCGCATCACCAACCTCGACAGTCTAGCAGGCAAGCGCATTGGGGTCGAAACGGGAACCGTTCAGGCCAGCATCGCCCGCACCATTCCTGATACCACGGTCGTCGGCTACGACAGCAGCAAAACCGCCTGGAGCGAACTGCTGCAAGGCAAGGTCGATGCGGTCATCAGCGGCGAAACTGTCGCCTCTTACGCCATCCAAACCGGCAGCGTGCGCGGCATGAAGCTAGTCGGTGACCCCTTTACCGATGAATTCTTGGGAATCGCCCTGCCTAAAGGCTCCCCCAACCGGGAACTCGTCAACAATGGACTAAAGTCGCTCATCGACAGCGGCAAATACGCTGAAATCTATCGCAAATGGTTTGACCGAGAGCCACGCCCGCTGCCCGAGAAGATTGAAGGCGTTGGATCGGACGGCGCACCCGAACCTCCCTCGCCCCGACACCCCGCCCGCTGGAAAATTCCCAAAGCGGCCTAA